A stretch of Phragmites australis chromosome 12, lpPhrAust1.1, whole genome shotgun sequence DNA encodes these proteins:
- the LOC133887490 gene encoding cysteine-rich receptor-like protein kinase 10 produces the protein MTMTLRRHLTLSYCLAASAAALLLVFPHAPLAAAQPLPWQLCNDTAGNYTENSAYQANIRRLATAFPDNVSSSSPPALFATGAAGTEPDVVYALAFCRGDAEPSVCASCVNMAFQWAQQLCALNKGATLYNELCTLRYADWDFLINTTDNRGRYIAWSYENVSATTAAAFDAASGRLVNATADYAATDAVSHFGTGEAGFDETYPMIYSLAQCTPDMTAADCRTCLGDIIRRTRPKYFAWKKGGRVMGVRCVFRFETYPFFIGRPLLQLPGPPGPPPANMAPPATGRGRVLAIAVPLAAAILALTVACFCFSSRRIQARKTSRIPYSTHPDGIQSIDSLLLDLSTLRAATDNFAESNKLGEGGFGAVYKGALSEGHEIAVKRLSLGSKQGVEELKTELVLVAKLQHNNLVRLVGVCLEEEEKLLVYEYMPNRSLDTVLFDSQKSKELDWEKRLRIVNGVARGLQYLHEESRLKIVHRDLKPSNVLLDFDYNPKISDFGLAKLVDRDQTQGVTCHIAGTYGYMAPEYAMRGRYSVKSDVFSLGVLILEIVTGKKNSSFANSEESVGLLSLVWEHWTTGTIEEMLDRFLGRQAPQDQMLKLVNIGLLCVQDNPANRPTMSSVNIMLSSNTASLQAPSRPTFYSDAYPRAFQSTSKSKAIMSPNEASLTELEPR, from the exons ATGACGATGACCTTGCGACGCCATCTTACACTTTCCTACTGCCTCGCTGCCTctgccgccgccctcctcctcgtcttcccCCACGCGCCGCTAGCCGCCGCGCAACCGCTGCCGTGGCAGCTGTGCAACGACACCGCCGGAAATTACACCGAGAACAGCGCCTACCAAGCCAACATCCGTCGCCTCGCTACCGCTTTCCCGGATAACGTGTCCTCGTCCTCCCCCCCGGCTCTCTTCGCCACCGGCGCCGCAGGCACGGAGCCGGACGTTGTCTACGCCCTTGCGTTCTGCCGCGGGGATGCCGAACCCTCAGTGTGCGCGAGCTGCGTTAACATGGCGTTCCAGTGGGCGCAGCAGCTCTGCGCACTCAACAAGGGCGCCACCCTGTACAACGAGCTATGCACCCTCCGCTACGCCGACTGGGACTTCCTGATCAACACCACCGACAACAGGGGGAGATACATCGCCTGGAGCTATGAAAACGTCagcgcgacgacggcggcggcgttcGATGCTGCCTCCGGCCGGCTCGTCAACGCCACTGCTGACTACGCAGCGACGGACGCAGTCAGCCATTTCGGCACAGGGGAAGCAGGTTTCGACGAGACTTATCCCATGATTTACTCGCTGGCGCAGTGCACGCCGGACATGACGGCGGCCGACTGCCGGACATGCCTCGGAGACATTATTAGGAGGACGAGACCCAAGTATTTCGCCTGGAAGAAAGGCGGGAGAGTTATGGGGGTGCGGTGCGTCTTCCGGTTTGAGACATATCCTTTCTTCATTGGTCGCCCGCTGCTGCAACTCCCGGGTCCGCCCGGGCCGCCGCCAGCCAACATGGCCCCACCGGCGACCGGCCGAG GACGGGTCTTGGCCATTGCAGTGCCTTTAGCTGCTGCAATATTAGCTCTCACTGTGGCATGCTTTTGTTTTTCGAGTAGGAGAATACAAGCAAGGAAGACCTCAAGGATACCAT ATTCCACTCATCCAGATGGCATTCAAAGCATCGATTCGCTCCTTCTTGACCTATCGACGTTACGGGCAGCAACGGATAACTTCGCTGAAAGCAATAAGCTTGGCGAAGGAGGGTTTGGTGCGGTTTATAAG GGGGCACTTTCTGAAGGTCATGAAATAGCCGTGAAGAGGCTCTCACTTGGCTCCAAACAAGGGGTAGAAGAGCTGAAAACTGAGCTAGTATTAGTTGCCAAGCTTCAACACAATAATCTTGTGAGGCTCGTTGGCGTCTGcttggaagaagaagagaaactgCTAGTGTATGAATACATGCCAAATAGGAGCCTCGACACTGTTCTTTTTG ATTCTCAGAAAAGCAAAGAGCTGGATTGGGAGAAGAGACTCAGGATTGTAAACGGAGTTGCTCGAGGCTTGCAATATCTCCATGAAGAGTCGCGACTGAAGATAGTTCATCGAGACCTCAAACCAAGCAATGTGCTACTCGACTTTGATTACAACCCGAAGATCTCTGACTTCGGCTTAGCAAAACTCGTCGACAGGGATCAAACCCAAGGTGTCACTTGTCACATTGCTGGAACATA TGGATACATGGCACCAGAATACGCGATGCGTGGGCGGTATTCAGTCAAGTCCGACGTGTTCAGTCTTGGTGTTTTGATCTTAGAGATTGTCACAGGGAAGAAAAACAGTAGTTTCGCTAACTCAGAAGAATCTGTTGGTCTCTTGAGTCTT GTATGGGAGCACTGGACCACGGGAACAATTGAAGAGATGCTGGATCGGTTCCTGGGCCGCCAAGCTCCCCAAGACCAGATGTTGAAGCTTGTCAACATTGGGCTACTGTGCGTTCAAGACAACCCTGCAAATAGGCCGACGATGTCGTCAGTAAACATCATGCTTAGCAGCAACACCGCCTCCCTCCAGGCACCATCAAGGCCAACATTTTATTCGGATGCGTATCCCAGGGCGTTTCAGTCCACTAGCAAATCGAAGGCAATAATGTCGCCGAATGAGGCGTCGCTCACAGAGCTCGAACCAAGATGA
- the LOC133886286 gene encoding cysteine-rich receptor-like protein kinase 6, whose amino-acid sequence MRDKRGKKTSIRQEINYPTRPRTGPRGKRERTGKNEPSKKHPLPCRTCAATATQFSPPLELDVPVARAQPPQLPGCFRHAHAPLLLDIDIADVGSVPDVVYALALCRGDTNASACESCVATAFRGAQQRCPLFKDVTIFYDLCQLRFSNRNFFLDVDYFVNTYYLQGSQVTSTPVEAFDAAVRLLVNATADYTAEKSSRKFGTGEEGLDKSNPKIYALSQCTPDKTGDICRTCLSTIIGQLPNYFNGTNGGGVFGVWCSFRCILSSPAAHRCSFRRSWRRRLRHRRPEYKQIEK is encoded by the exons ATGAGAGACAAACGTGGGAAAAAAACTTCAATCAGACAGGAAATTAATTATCCGACGCGACCGAGAACAGGACCGAGAGGGAAGAGAGAGCGCACAGGAAAGAATGAGCCGTCGAAGAAGCACCCCCTGCCGTGCCGGACATGTGCTGCTACTGCCACCCAGTTTTCGCCACCACTCGAGCTAGACGTCCCTGTTGCCAGAGCCCAGCCGCCCCAGCTCCCCGGTTGCTTTCGCCACGCCCACGCACCTCTTTTGCTTGATATTGATATAGCTGATGTCGGCTCCGTCCCGGATGTCGTCTACGCCCTCGCTCTCTGCCGTGGCGACACCAACGCCTCCGCCTGCGAGAGCTGCGTCGCGACCGCCTTCCGGGGCGCACAGCAGAGATGCCCGCTCTTCAAGGACGTCACGATCTTCTACGACCTCTGCCAGCTCCGCTTCTCCAACCGGAATTTCTTCCTGGATGTTGACTATTTCGTCAACACGTACTACCTCCAGGGCTCCCAGGTCACGAGCACGCCGGTGGAGGCGTTCGACGCCGCCGTCCGCCTGCTCGTCAATGCCACCGCCGACTACACAGCGGAGAAGTCGTCCAGGAAATTCGGCACGGGAGAGGAAGGCCTCGATAAGAGCAACCCCAAGATTTACGCGTTGTCGCAGTGCACGCCGGACAAGACGGGGGACATCTGCCGGACCTGTCTCAGCACCATTATTGGGCAGCTGCCCAACTATTTCAACGGGACGAATGGTGGGGGAGTTTTCGGGGTGTGGTGCAGCTTCCG GTGTATCCTTTCTTCTCCGGCCGCCCACCGCTGCAGCTTCCGGCGTTCGTGGCGACGCCGCCTGCGGCACCGGCGACCAGAATACAA ACAAATCGAGAAATAA